CTTTTTGGAATCTTTTTGTTCTAATTATATTAACTCCCCTCTGATTTTCAACCCCCGAAATGTTCTTTTCCGAAATACTTTTATTTAGATTCGTAAGGCTCTCTTGTATGATTAAACTATGATATGGATCAAAAGTTACTCATCATTCCTGATGAAAAATAGGGGTCATCGGCTGGGTGACCCCTATATTTTTAATAATAGAATTGGGGAAAACTGTAAGTCACAGTAGACTTAACGTTTGTCCGGAGAAACGAATGTATCAAAATATGATAGACATCCACTGCCACTTTCTTCCAAATGTAGATGACGGACCCACCTCATGGGAAGAGAGCTTGGAAATGGCAACACTAGCTTCTGAAGATGGGATTCGAATAGCAGTTACAACCCCTCACTGGATTCAAAGAACCAGATGGGAGCCAAGCCCCGATGAGATCAAAAGGAAGGTTGGGGAATTGAATAAAAAGCTGGAAGAGAACGAAATACCTCTTACGATCATTCCTGGTATGGAGGTCGGGATCTCAGAGAATTTACCCGAGCTCGTTTCATCAGGTGGGATTTTGACTCTTGGAGAAAGCCAATATCTCCTGATTGAAGTCCCTTACGTTTCTCTTCCTTATGGAATCGAAGAGATTATTTTCAACCTCAGAGTTATAGGGATCTACCCTATCCTTGCCCATCCGGAGAGAAACCAGGAGCTTCAAAAGAACCCGAAAAGGATCTTAGAGCTGGTTAAGGCGGGAGCCTTTGTCCAGGTGACGGCGGGTAGTTTTTGTGGACACTTTGGAGAAGAAGCCAAGCAATGTGTTATGCAGTTTGCAAAGTTCGGCGTACTCCATGCAGTGGCATCCGACGCTCATTCCGCTAAGAAACGGGTCCCAAATTTATCGGATGGTCTAAAGGTAGTGGAAGAATGTATTGGAAGGGAGGAAGTCCAAAAGGTGCTTACGAATATGTATCGTTTTATTGGAATGGAATCGGATACTTGAATGAACTATTAACTCAAATATCCACGCGTAACGGAAAGTCACTTTTTTAGGTACAGCCTGGGAAGGCAGTTTTTTAGGGGGGAGACTATTTTTGGGCAGTCTGCCATAACTAGCGACTTGGGTTGGTCTAGTAGGATGTGGGAAAGGAGGGGTTTGATGGTTGGTTGGAGATAGGTCTGATCTAGGAGTTTTACGCTCGGGTCTGTACAGCCTTTGTAAAACCAATAAGAAAAGCAAAATACATGGCATTTGACGGTATGTGGAGATTAAAGTCAGCCAGGCTATGGATAAGTATTGATACAACACCCGTTAATGCACCAAGCAAAAGGAAAAATCTAAAATAATCCATCTTTTGTTTCAGTCGCATTAGATCTTTAAAAGAAGAAGATATGTAGAGTGAAAGTGCAGTCATAATAGATAAAAAACCTAAAATGCCGGTTTCAACCATAAGCTGAAGATAATCGTTATGGGCATATACATATACAATAGGTTCTTCTACGGATTTTTTGTATAGAGGGTAAACGTAACTGAAAGTTCCAAGCCCGGTTCCAAAAAAAGGAAAGTCCTTTATAATTCCCAACATATCTTTCCAGACTAATATTCTTGCGGGATCTGCTGATATAGTCTGTAGAAACCTCTCAAATACAGGATAAATCCCGATCAAAATTCCATAGACAATGGCAACAGCCAGAACAAAAAAGAGCATCCAGGATAAATGTAACTTGTTCCTTGTAAAACTCGAGTAAGCCAGATAGAAGAAGATGAGTGATGAAAGGGCACTGAATATGCCCATCCTCGATTTCGAGAGAATCAGTGCAAGAAGCATAATTCCTAGTAGGAAGAGTAGTAAAATCTGCCTATAAAAGTTATCCGATGAAATTAGCTTCTTAAAAAAGGTTTCTTGTCTATTATCATCCCAATTACTTATAGAAAGTACGTAACCCAAAGCAAGAGGAATAGACATCTCAAGCAACCCTGCAAAGTGATTACGGTTTACGAAGGTTCCTCTGGCGGATTCTATCCCAGTACCTGTGGCAACGTCACTGCTTACCACGTACTGGTATATCCCGTAAGCGGCCTCAAAAAGTGACACTGCGAATATCGGGATAAGTACAATTATTATTCTTCTTTCGGATTTAAAGTTTCTCGATATGACAATCCCAAACGCTATGTAGGATAATAAAAGTAAGGTTTCTTTCCATGTGGCATTAGGATAAAGGCTTATTGTAAACATACTTTTTCCATCGAAAAATCCAATACTGGCTATTACCGACTGTGTTTTTTCCCAGATGTCTAAGCTCCTTTCTGACACTATCCTTAAAATAAAGTCTGGAAGTGGAAGGATTTGAAATAAGCAAATCAATAGAAATACCAACAGTGGCGTATAACTCCTTATATTAAGAAAAAATTTCTTCTCCTCATATAGTAGCAATAAAAGCCATATAAAAAAAAGTAGGAAGGCCTGGAGTTGAAGAATAAGCCTGGCCAATGGCTTTACACTGCCAAATGGAAGAGGTGAGAAAATTAGAAGAGAAATTGTAAAAACATAGATCAATGTCTCAAGCATTTTGGTAAACATTCTCATCACTCCGTTTGGATTATGGATTGCAATTTAAAAGCTGTTGATCTGGCTCAAGCTGCAACCTATACAAATTAGATGTCAATAAGAGTTAGGAATTGAAGGAGGTATTGAGAGGACAAGAAGATTTTCTTAGGCTGCGACTCATTTTTATTCAAGTGATATTTAAGTCGTGTGGGATAATCTGAGTAGCACCCTCTTTGATAAGACTGGTCTCTTCTTCTCCTAATATCCTATTAAGCGTCAATATCGCCTTATTAATAATGGGGGGTCTGTTGTTTGGGGAATGTGCATCAGATGCAAAAAAATGAACGAGTCCACTCCTGGCGAGATTGGTGGCACATTCCTTGGCTTCATCACCGAAGTATCCTAAAAAGCTAGAAGCCGTAACTTGGACTAATGCTCCGAGGTCAATAATTTCTTTCAAACGTTGAGGGTTAAGCTGGACTTCGTGACATCTTTCAGGATGTGCAAATATGGGATCTATGCCTGAACACTTTAAACTGTAAATAAGTTCCTCAATTCCATAGGGGATAGACATAAACGGGGTTTCTAATAACAGAAAAGAGCCCCCGGCAAGTGTCAAAACTTTTCCATTATTTACCAGCTCTAACAGGTCTTCGGTGATACCGACCTCCATTCCGGGAAGAACTTTTAAAGTAATATTTTTCTTCTCGAGTCTTTCATTTAATTCAGATACCATTTCCTCGATCCTGTTGGATTCGGGCGCCCATTTGCTCCCTTTGATCCAATGTGGAGTACTAATTGCTATTTCTACTCCCTCCTCTGATAACATACGCGCTAATTCAATGCTCTCATTCCATGTTCTAGGTCCGTCATCAACAAATGGAAGAAGATGGCAATGGATGTCAATCATAGTCTCTTATCCTTTCTGTTTAATTATCCCGGTTTTTCAATAAAAGCTCCGATATACGAATTTCTCTAAGTTTTCCTAAGTAGGTGTACAAAAATATAAATAGTAACCAACCCGAGATTCCTCCAACAACATCCATAAGTAAATCTCGAGGGCTAAAATCCCTACCTACTACAAACATTTGATGAATTTCGTCACCCAATCCAAAAATTGCCATGAAAAAAAAGGTAGCGGTTCCCGTCTTCATCCAGAAAAGATCAAACTTTAGATTATATAAAAAAAATGCAAAGACTAGCCCAAGACCCAGGTAGAGAAAGTAATGTATTCCTGTGTCAGGAAAATTCAAATGAGGTAGTGAGTTACCAGGAACTGATGATAGGTAGAATAAGAAACCACAATAAACAATCAACAGGATTGTACTCAGCCGGAAATGTTTACCCATTTGTATATGTTTCCCAATGAATTAGTTTTTCTTATATGCCTTCAGGTGGCATGGAGTAAGTTTGGTTATTCGTTCAAAATCTAAAATAGATTATTCATTGACTACAACCCATATAAGAGATACCACGGTAGTTACCATCTATAAACTCTATAAATATTTATAAACCATGTTTTAAGCGGTTTATGTATTTTTTTAGTAGAAAAATCCATTCCAAAGCGCCCTTCTTAAGTTAGGGCTCCTAATTATTTTTATGATGGCATCTTTATGCCAGTCAAATTTGCCATTCTTTGCTATGTATGAAAGAAGACCATCCTGCTTAGCTGCATCAAACAATGCATCCAAGGAATTGTCACTCAATTTAGAATAAAACTTATGAAAATATTCACCGAGTGTAATTTCCCTTCCCAACATCTTTTTCC
The window above is part of the Thermodesulfobacteriota bacterium genome. Proteins encoded here:
- a CDS encoding CpsB/CapC family capsule biosynthesis tyrosine phosphatase, with protein sequence MYQNMIDIHCHFLPNVDDGPTSWEESLEMATLASEDGIRIAVTTPHWIQRTRWEPSPDEIKRKVGELNKKLEENEIPLTIIPGMEVGISENLPELVSSGGILTLGESQYLLIEVPYVSLPYGIEEIIFNLRVIGIYPILAHPERNQELQKNPKRILELVKAGAFVQVTAGSFCGHFGEEAKQCVMQFAKFGVLHAVASDAHSAKKRVPNLSDGLKVVEECIGREEVQKVLTNMYRFIGMESDT
- a CDS encoding O-antigen ligase family protein; amino-acid sequence: MFTKMLETLIYVFTISLLIFSPLPFGSVKPLARLILQLQAFLLFFIWLLLLLYEEKKFFLNIRSYTPLLVFLLICLFQILPLPDFILRIVSERSLDIWEKTQSVIASIGFFDGKSMFTISLYPNATWKETLLLLSYIAFGIVISRNFKSERRIIIVLIPIFAVSLFEAAYGIYQYVVSSDVATGTGIESARGTFVNRNHFAGLLEMSIPLALGYVLSISNWDDNRQETFFKKLISSDNFYRQILLLFLLGIMLLALILSKSRMGIFSALSSLIFFYLAYSSFTRNKLHLSWMLFFVLAVAIVYGILIGIYPVFERFLQTISADPARILVWKDMLGIIKDFPFFGTGLGTFSYVYPLYKKSVEEPIVYVYAHNDYLQLMVETGILGFLSIMTALSLYISSSFKDLMRLKQKMDYFRFFLLLGALTGVVSILIHSLADFNLHIPSNAMYFAFLIGFTKAVQTRA
- a CDS encoding CpsB/CapC family capsule biosynthesis tyrosine phosphatase: MIDIHCHLLPFVDDGPRTWNESIELARMLSEEGVEIAISTPHWIKGSKWAPESNRIEEMVSELNERLEKKNITLKVLPGMEVGITEDLLELVNNGKVLTLAGGSFLLLETPFMSIPYGIEELIYSLKCSGIDPIFAHPERCHEVQLNPQRLKEIIDLGALVQVTASSFLGYFGDEAKECATNLARSGLVHFFASDAHSPNNRPPIINKAILTLNRILGEEETSLIKEGATQIIPHDLNIT
- a CDS encoding VanZ family protein: MGKHFRLSTILLIVYCGFLFYLSSVPGNSLPHLNFPDTGIHYFLYLGLGLVFAFFLYNLKFDLFWMKTGTATFFFMAIFGLGDEIHQMFVVGRDFSPRDLLMDVVGGISGWLLFIFLYTYLGKLREIRISELLLKNRDN